One window from the genome of Thermaerobacter marianensis DSM 12885 encodes:
- a CDS encoding HAMP domain-containing sensor histidine kinase, giving the protein MTGGLRRFLAWRLAFLFPLGVCVTGAVTALLLGELPQLFSRPFVPTLVLGLVIAAVLGGLVGWMTAARVTRPVGELIRGARRLAAGEFDRRVHVDGPDELVMLARAFNEMAGRLQATLRELRAEQARLATVVGAMTSGVLFIDGDGRLRLANPAARRLLDITEQALGRDYISVTRHYGLARAIEEGLAGGRVVERDVTIPPDPGAAPRHVRVTVVPLDADARGAMAPGGGPGPGTGHGDAAAAPAGLGPEPARARHQGGAPREAGPRSAGGGVTAAEGKRGGVVVVLHDITEIRRLEQIRRDFVANVSHELRTPVAAIQGFAETLLEGVIREDPATAEHFAQVIHREAERMARLVQDLLDLARLESPEPGLQRERFDLRDSAAQAAERFRPRLEAAGLRLEVESPPEPVPVWADRHRLDQVWTNLLENARQYTPAGGTVTVAVRRDGTGRKARAVGEVRDTGRGIPPDALPRIFERFYRVDPGRSRASGGTGLGLAIVKHIIEAHGGAVEAESELGAGTVIRFRIPLAADDGAAGAEGVPAARDGCDGGR; this is encoded by the coding sequence GTGACGGGCGGCCTGCGGCGTTTCCTGGCATGGCGGCTGGCCTTCCTGTTTCCCCTCGGGGTGTGCGTCACCGGCGCGGTGACGGCGCTGCTGCTGGGCGAGCTGCCCCAGTTGTTCTCGCGGCCGTTCGTCCCGACCCTGGTGCTGGGGCTGGTGATCGCGGCCGTGCTGGGCGGCCTGGTGGGGTGGATGACCGCGGCGCGGGTCACCCGCCCGGTCGGCGAGTTGATTCGGGGCGCGCGGCGGCTGGCGGCGGGCGAGTTCGACCGGCGGGTCCACGTGGACGGGCCCGACGAGCTGGTGATGCTCGCGCGGGCCTTCAACGAGATGGCCGGGCGCCTGCAGGCCACCTTGCGCGAGCTGCGGGCGGAGCAGGCCCGCCTCGCCACCGTGGTGGGCGCCATGACCAGCGGGGTGCTGTTCATCGACGGCGACGGCCGGTTGCGCCTGGCGAATCCGGCCGCCCGCCGCCTGCTGGACATCACGGAGCAGGCCCTGGGACGCGACTACATCAGCGTGACCCGCCACTACGGCCTGGCGCGCGCCATTGAAGAAGGCCTGGCCGGCGGGCGGGTCGTGGAGCGCGACGTGACCATCCCGCCCGATCCGGGCGCGGCGCCGCGGCACGTGCGGGTCACGGTGGTGCCCCTGGACGCCGATGCCCGGGGGGCGATGGCGCCGGGCGGAGGACCGGGACCGGGGACCGGCCATGGCGACGCCGCCGCGGCACCTGCCGGCCTGGGCCCCGAGCCTGCCCGGGCACGCCACCAGGGGGGTGCCCCCCGGGAGGCCGGCCCCAGGTCCGCCGGGGGCGGCGTCACGGCGGCGGAAGGGAAGCGCGGCGGCGTGGTCGTCGTCCTGCACGACATCACCGAGATCCGGCGCCTGGAGCAGATCCGGCGCGACTTCGTCGCCAACGTCTCCCACGAGTTGCGCACCCCCGTGGCCGCCATCCAGGGGTTCGCGGAAACCTTGCTGGAGGGCGTCATCCGGGAAGATCCGGCCACGGCCGAACACTTCGCGCAGGTGATCCACCGCGAGGCGGAGCGCATGGCCCGCCTGGTCCAGGATCTTTTGGACCTGGCGCGCCTGGAGTCGCCGGAACCGGGGTTGCAGCGGGAGCGGTTCGACCTGCGGGACAGCGCGGCGCAGGCGGCGGAGCGGTTCCGGCCGCGCCTGGAAGCCGCCGGGTTGCGGCTGGAGGTGGAGTCGCCGCCCGAGCCGGTACCGGTCTGGGCCGATCGCCACCGCCTGGATCAGGTGTGGACGAACCTGCTGGAGAATGCGCGCCAGTACACCCCGGCCGGCGGCACGGTGACGGTCGCGGTCCGTCGCGACGGGACAGGCCGCAAGGCCAGGGCGGTCGGCGAGGTGCGCGACACCGGGCGCGGCATTCCGCCCGATGCCCTGCCGCGGATCTTCGAGCGCTTCTACCGGGTCGACCCCGGCCGCAGCCGGGCGTCCGGCGGGACCGGCCTGGGCCTGGCCATCGTCAAGCACATCATCGAGGCGCACGGCGGGGCCGTCGAGGCCGAAAGCGAGCTGGGTGCCGGCACCGTCATCCGTTTCCGCATCCCGCTGGCTGCGGACGACGGCGCCGCGGGCGCGGAAGGGGTGCCGGCAGCCCGCGACGGCTGCGACGGTGGACGTTGA
- a CDS encoding cupredoxin domain-containing protein, with product MIPRPVPAAPTRMAPAPRRRSACRLAAVLAAASLLAAGCTPRSWGPRTLTVAMTPDFAFQPRELAVKPGETVRIVLINRDDRLPHELRSGGRLGPDLRLAPGERREWQWTAPAEPGAIVFWCGMPGHRKNGMAGRVVVRASP from the coding sequence ATGATCCCTCGACCCGTGCCGGCAGCCCCCACTCGCATGGCGCCGGCGCCCCGTCGCCGGTCCGCCTGCCGGCTGGCCGCGGTCCTGGCGGCGGCCAGCCTGCTCGCCGCGGGCTGTACGCCGCGCAGCTGGGGACCGCGCACCCTGACCGTCGCCATGACGCCCGATTTCGCGTTCCAGCCGCGGGAGCTGGCGGTGAAGCCCGGCGAAACGGTGCGGATCGTCCTCATCAACCGGGATGACCGCTTGCCCCACGAGCTCCGCTCCGGCGGGCGCCTGGGTCCCGACCTGCGCCTGGCGCCGGGCGAGCGCCGTGAGTGGCAGTGGACCGCGCCGGCCGAACCCGGAGCCATCGTCTTCTGGTGCGGCATGCCCGGTCACAGGAAGAACGGCATGGCCGGGCGGGTCGTGGTGCGGGCGTCGCCGTAG
- a CDS encoding DUF190 domain-containing protein, giving the protein MRIQAPARRLTVYVGESDSWQGKPLYHAIVLKARELGLAGATVYRGIEGFGANSRVHTARVLELSSDLPVIVEIIDHVDRLQALLPFLDEAVQEGLVVLEDVEIVTYRRNRDKAGPAQGGPGPGGPKDSPGSGGDGRP; this is encoded by the coding sequence ATGCGGATCCAAGCGCCCGCCCGGCGCCTGACCGTGTACGTAGGCGAGTCGGATTCCTGGCAGGGCAAGCCCCTCTATCACGCCATCGTGCTCAAGGCGCGCGAGCTGGGCCTGGCTGGCGCTACGGTGTACCGCGGCATCGAGGGCTTCGGAGCCAATAGCCGGGTGCACACCGCCCGGGTCCTGGAGCTGTCGTCGGACCTGCCGGTGATCGTGGAGATCATCGACCACGTCGACCGCTTGCAAGCGTTGCTGCCCTTTCTGGACGAAGCCGTGCAGGAAGGCCTGGTGGTCCTGGAGGACGTGGAGATCGTGACGTACCGGCGGAACCGGGATAAGGCGGGTCCGGCGCAAGGCGGCCCGGGGCCCGGTGGGCCCAAGGACAGCCCCGGGTCCGGTGGCGACGGCCGCCCGTGA
- the crcB gene encoding fluoride efflux transporter CrcB, with protein sequence MVWFGVALGGAAGAVARYGLTQLVAQRAGGFPWATLGINLTGAFMLAFLHPFLLNTVASPTLRMALTSGFLGAYTTFSTMTWEALGLVREGRPGAAAAYLGASVVLGMVAAWLGWAAAQGLGARS encoded by the coding sequence TTGGTTTGGTTCGGCGTTGCCCTGGGCGGCGCGGCGGGGGCCGTTGCCCGCTACGGGCTTACCCAGCTGGTGGCCCAGCGGGCGGGCGGCTTTCCGTGGGCGACGCTGGGGATCAACCTGACGGGAGCCTTCATGCTGGCGTTTCTCCATCCGTTCCTGCTGAATACGGTGGCATCGCCCACCCTGCGGATGGCGCTGACCAGCGGTTTTCTCGGCGCCTACACCACCTTCTCCACCATGACGTGGGAGGCGCTGGGGCTGGTCCGGGAAGGACGGCCCGGGGCCGCGGCGGCCTACCTGGGGGCCAGTGTGGTCCTCGGCATGGTGGCCGCCTGGCTGGGCTGGGCCGCGGCCCAGGGACTGGGGGCGCGTTCATGA
- a CDS encoding TerC family protein translates to MAFLLFNLLVAALILFDLGLGRRQQTLTARQAIARTLFYVVLAVGFGLWLGQTRGTTTMAEYFAGYLVEYALSMDNIFVFIAIFSFFAVPEAMRPRVLLWGVLGALIMRGLMIWGGAALLERFHWLLYVFGVVLIFTGLKFLRHKEEEGGSLERNPVLRLVRRLLPVTEDYHGGRFFIRRNGRLWATPLFVVLVLIETTDLMFALDSIPAIFGITRDPFVVYTANVFAIIGLRSLFFVFSAILPLIRYLRYGLAVTLVFIGVKMLLIDVVHLAPATSLGILALILGTSVLASVLFPRREPAAAAGEPTDEA, encoded by the coding sequence GTGGCGTTTCTCCTCTTCAACCTGCTGGTGGCGGCGCTCATCCTCTTCGACCTGGGGCTGGGGCGGCGACAGCAGACCCTCACCGCCCGGCAGGCCATCGCGCGCACCCTGTTCTACGTCGTGCTGGCGGTGGGCTTCGGCCTGTGGCTGGGTCAGACCCGGGGCACCACCACCATGGCCGAGTACTTCGCCGGCTATCTGGTGGAGTACGCCCTGAGCATGGACAACATCTTCGTGTTCATCGCCATCTTCTCGTTCTTCGCCGTGCCGGAGGCGATGCGCCCGCGGGTCCTGCTGTGGGGCGTGCTGGGTGCCCTGATCATGCGCGGCCTGATGATCTGGGGCGGCGCCGCACTGCTGGAGCGGTTCCACTGGCTGCTGTACGTCTTTGGCGTGGTCCTGATCTTCACCGGCCTCAAGTTCCTGCGCCATAAGGAGGAGGAAGGCGGCTCGCTGGAGCGCAACCCGGTGCTGCGCCTGGTGCGGCGGCTGCTGCCGGTCACGGAAGACTACCACGGCGGCCGGTTCTTCATTCGGCGCAACGGCCGTCTCTGGGCGACCCCGCTCTTCGTGGTGCTGGTGCTGATCGAGACCACGGACCTGATGTTCGCCCTGGATTCCATCCCGGCCATCTTCGGCATCACGCGGGATCCCTTCGTGGTCTACACCGCCAACGTCTTCGCCATCATCGGGCTGCGATCGCTGTTCTTCGTGTTCAGCGCCATCCTGCCGCTGATCCGGTACCTGCGTTACGGGCTGGCGGTGACCCTGGTGTTCATCGGTGTGAAGATGCTGCTCATCGACGTGGTGCACCTGGCGCCGGCCACGTCCCTGGGCATCCTGGCCCTGATCCTGGGGACCTCGGTGCTGGCGTCGGTGCTGTTCCCCCGGCGGGAACCGGCGGCGGCGGCGGGCGAGCCCACGGACGAGGCGTGA
- a CDS encoding class II fumarate hydratase produces the protein MAEQAYRIERDSMGEMRVPADALYGAQTQRAVENFPISGIRFPRPFIRALGLIKRAAAETNAELGLLDQRVAGAIVQAANEVIEGKLDEHFVLDIFQTGSGTSTNMNANEVIANRAIQILGGQIGSRSVHPNDHVNMGQSSNDVIPSAIHIAALEQMERRLIPALEALRDALAEKARAFDDVIKIGRTHLQDATPIRLGQEFSGYASMVDHGIRRLRAVREHLAELALGGTAVGTGINTHPEFPRRTIARIAEATGLPFREAENHFEAQGSRDAVVEASGQLRTVATSLMKIANDIRWLGSGPRCGIGEILIPPTQPGSSIMPGKVNPVMSEMLMMVCAQVIGNDTAIAVSNTHGNFELNVMMPVMAHNLLQSIELLANGAATFTERCVRGIEANRERCEALIEGSLAMVTSLVPRLGYDTSADIAKEAYATGRTVRQLILERGLLSEEETARLLDPRRMTEPGRAE, from the coding sequence GTGGCAGAGCAAGCCTACCGCATCGAGCGGGACTCCATGGGGGAGATGCGGGTTCCCGCCGATGCCCTCTACGGCGCCCAGACCCAGCGGGCCGTGGAGAACTTCCCCATCAGCGGCATCCGCTTCCCCCGCCCCTTCATTCGCGCCCTCGGCCTGATCAAGCGGGCGGCGGCCGAGACCAACGCCGAACTCGGACTGCTGGACCAGCGCGTCGCCGGCGCCATCGTGCAGGCCGCCAACGAGGTCATCGAGGGCAAGCTGGACGAGCACTTCGTCCTGGACATCTTCCAGACCGGTTCGGGCACCTCGACCAACATGAACGCCAACGAGGTGATCGCCAACCGGGCCATCCAGATCCTGGGCGGCCAGATCGGGTCGCGCAGCGTGCACCCCAACGACCACGTCAACATGGGCCAGTCCAGCAACGACGTGATCCCCAGCGCCATCCACATCGCCGCCCTGGAGCAGATGGAGCGCAGGCTGATCCCTGCCCTGGAGGCGCTGCGGGACGCCCTGGCCGAGAAGGCCCGGGCCTTTGACGACGTGATCAAGATCGGGCGAACCCACTTGCAGGACGCCACGCCCATCCGCCTGGGGCAGGAGTTCTCCGGCTACGCCAGCATGGTCGACCACGGCATCCGCCGGCTGCGGGCGGTACGGGAGCACCTGGCCGAGCTGGCGCTGGGCGGCACGGCGGTGGGGACGGGCATCAACACCCACCCCGAATTCCCGCGTCGCACCATCGCCCGCATCGCCGAGGCCACGGGGCTGCCCTTCCGCGAGGCGGAGAACCACTTCGAGGCCCAGGGTTCCCGGGATGCGGTGGTCGAAGCCAGCGGCCAGCTGCGCACCGTGGCCACCAGCCTGATGAAGATCGCCAACGACATCCGCTGGCTGGGCTCGGGTCCCCGCTGCGGCATCGGCGAGATCCTGATCCCGCCGACCCAGCCGGGTTCGTCCATCATGCCGGGCAAGGTCAACCCGGTCATGTCCGAGATGCTGATGATGGTCTGCGCGCAGGTGATCGGCAACGACACGGCCATCGCCGTCAGCAACACCCACGGCAACTTCGAGCTCAACGTGATGATGCCGGTGATGGCCCACAACCTGCTGCAGTCCATCGAGCTTCTGGCCAACGGGGCGGCCACCTTCACCGAGCGCTGCGTGCGCGGCATCGAGGCCAACCGGGAGCGGTGCGAGGCGCTGATCGAAGGGTCCCTGGCCATGGTGACCTCCCTGGTGCCCCGGCTGGGCTACGACACCTCGGCGGACATCGCCAAGGAGGCCTACGCCACGGGTCGCACCGTGCGGCAACTGATCCTGGAGCGGGGGCTGTTGTCGGAGGAAGAGACGGCCCGGCT